The Paenibacillus swuensis genome contains the following window.
ATGAAGCCGTCCTCCGAACACTGGTTCGGCACCGATGATCTGGGTCGCGATATGTTCGCGAGAACCTGGATGGGCGCAGGGATTTCTTTGCAAGTAGGTGTTTATGCCGCATTGATCGATCTGGCTGTCGGCGTTATTTACGGCGGAATCATGGGCTTCTTCGGCGGACGTGTCGATGAGGTCATGAACAAGATCGCTGAAATTCTATATTCGATTCCTTATCTATTAATTGTAATTTTATTGTTGGTAGTTTTAGAGCCTTCCATGGGTACGATAATTCTAGCCCTCTGTATGACCGGTTGGATTAACATGGCCTGGATCGTGCGCGGTCAGATTATGCAGCTGAAGAATCAAGACTATGTTCTTGCTTCCCGTTCCCTGGGTGCTTCTTCCGGCAGAATCTTGTTCCGTCATCTGGTTCCGAACGCGATGGGTCCGATTATCGTTACTCTGACACTTACGGTTCCGAGCGCGATTTTTGCTGAAGCCTTCTTAAGTTTCTTGGGCTTAGGGGTTCAGTCTCCGGCTGCTTCTTGGGGTACAATGATCAACGACGCGTTGACGGCTTGGAGAATATATCCTTGGCGGATGCTGTTCCCAGCTATGTTTATCAGTTTAACAATGCTTGCATTTAACTTGTTCGGTGACGGTTTGCGGGATGCGCTTGATCCGAAGATGAAGAAGTAGGAGGTGGATTTGTTATGACTCAAAAACTATTGGATGTTAAAGACCTACGCGTTTCTTTCAAAGTATACGGCGGTGAAGTCCAAGCGGTGCGCGGCGTTTCTTTCCATGTTAATAAAGGAGAAGCTGTCGGCATTGTAGGGGAGTCTGGCTGCGGTAAGTCCGTAACGGCACAAACGTTGATGCGTTTGATCCCAAGTCCGCCTTCCATCATAAAGAGTGGCAGTATCGAGTTTCTGGGTCAGGACATTCTGAAGAAGTCCGAGAAGGAAATGGAAAGTATCCGCGGTAAGGATATGGGCATGATCTTTCAGGATCCGATGACGTCCTTGAACCCCACCATTACGATCGGTAAGCAAATTGCCGAAGGTCTCATTAAGCACCAGAAGATGACGAAGGAACAAGCAAAGAAACAATCCGTGGAGATGTTAAAGCTGGTGGGTATCCCGAATCCGGAATCCCGTTTCGACCAGTACCCGCATGAATTTTCCGGAGGTATGAGACAACGTGCGATGATTGCCATCGCTCTTGCCTGTAACCCGGCTTTGCTTATCGCCGATGAGCCTACAACTGCATTGGACGTTACAATTCAAGCTCAGATCATGACGGTAATGAAAGATTTGCAAGAAAGACTGGGCACTTCCATTATCCTGATTACGCATGATCTTGGAGTTGTTGCCGATATGTGTGACCGCGTTATCGTTATGTATGCGGGTAAAGTGGTAGAGACAGGGACCAAATGGGAGATTTTCAAAAACCCGCAACATCCTTATACTAAAGGACTGCTGCGTTCCGTACCCCGTCTGGATCAGAAGAAAGACGAGCCGTTGGTGCCGATCTTCGGTACACCGCCGGATCTAATCAAACCGCCCGCGGGATGCGGATTCTGCTCCCGTTGTGACGATGCCATGAACATTTGCGCCAACAAAGACTCCATTATGACTCAGCTTAGCGATACACACTTCGTGAGCTGTTGGTTGCAACATCCTCTAGCACAGGAGGTAGCGCAATGAGTACTAATACCGTGAAGAATACCAATGAAAACCTGATTGAAGTCAAGAACCTTAAGAAATATTTCAACGTAGGCGGCGGAAACACACTTAAAGCCGTGAATGATATTTCTTTCTCCATCCGCAAAGGGGAGACCTTGGGAATGGTAGGCGAGTCCGGTTGCGGGAAGTCCACAGCCGGCCGTACGATCCTTCGCTTATACGAACCTACCGAAGGCGAAGTGAAGTTTGAGGGACAAGACATCTACAAGCTGTCCCCGGGCAAGATGAAAGCTCTGCGCCGCGACATGCAGATGATCTTTCAAGATCCATACGCTTCATTGAACCCTCGGATGACCGTAACCGATATTATCGGCGAGGCTTTGGATGTCCATCATTTGGTGAACAGTAAGCAGGAACGTAAGAAGAGAGTCGAAGAGTTACTTGATTTAGTAGGCTTGAACCCGGACCATGCAACACGTTACCCTCATGAGTTCTCCGGCGGACAGCGTCAAAGAATCGGGATTGCCCGCGCCTTGGCGGTAAATCCGAAGCTGATTATCTGTGATGAGCCGATTTCGGCTTTGGACGTATCCATTCAGGCGCAAGTCGTAAACTTATTGCAAGATCTTCAGCGCAAAATGGGTTTAACGTACTTGTTCATTGCCCATGACTTGTCTATGGTTAAGCATATTTCCGACAGAGTAGCTGTAATGTACCTTGGGAAAATGGTTGAACTTGCAGAGAGTAATGAGCTGTATGACAATCCGTTGCACCCTTACACGAAAGCGCTGATGTCCGCCATTCCGATTCCGGATCCGGAAGTGGAAGCGAACCGTGACCGCATCGTGTTGAAAGGCGAACTACCGAGCCCGGTAAATCCGCCAAGCGGTTGTTATTTCCGCACACGCTGCCCGCTGGCTACGGAAGAATGCGCGAAGCGTGAGCCTGAGTTCCGCGAAGCACAGCCCGGCCACTTTGTGGCTTGTCATTACGCATAATAAACATATGAGCCGATACCTCCGGGTATCGGTTTTTTGTTGTTATTTGCGAATAATTCGGATGTGGGTATCGGAAACTTTCATTTTGACGAGAGGGGGAAGGCGGTGTACAATCAGTGGAGTGAGGTTACTTACTTATTTTCAGGACGGAGGCTGATCATGAGGTCAGAATCAGTATATTGGAAACGAAATCAGCCTTTAGCTGAGTCATACATACATGCATTCCGTGAAGTGCAACACCTTTATGAATATAATGTCCGCGATGATGCGGACTGGCGGGCAAGAGCTGAGTGGCTGGACGCCTCTGAAGGCATGGGAGTTCAAGGAAGGGCCACAGGGCAAGCTGGAGTTAAAGGCCAGGCCGTAGGGCGAGCCAGCGTTCATGAGCAGACCCTGGGGCGCGCTGATCGGGGTGCGGTGGCCGACGTCCTGGAGGCCTACAATCGCGCCAACGGCGCAGGCGATGAAGCACTCGCGAATATCGCGCGCTTGCGGGAGCGAGGTACGCTGACCGTCGTAGGAGGGCAGCAGGCCGGGCTTTTCACGGGACCGATGCTGGTTATCTACAAAGCGGTAACGATTATCCAGACAGCCCGGCGCGCAGCCACGGAGCTGGGCAGCCCAGTCGTCCCGGTGTTCTGGATCGCCGGTGAAGACCATGACTGGGACGAAGTGAATCACACCTTCGTCCGGGATTCGGCGTCGCAGATTCACAAGCTAAAGATCGAGCACCCCACGGGGGCGCGTACG
Protein-coding sequences here:
- a CDS encoding ABC transporter ATP-binding protein encodes the protein MSTNTVKNTNENLIEVKNLKKYFNVGGGNTLKAVNDISFSIRKGETLGMVGESGCGKSTAGRTILRLYEPTEGEVKFEGQDIYKLSPGKMKALRRDMQMIFQDPYASLNPRMTVTDIIGEALDVHHLVNSKQERKKRVEELLDLVGLNPDHATRYPHEFSGGQRQRIGIARALAVNPKLIICDEPISALDVSIQAQVVNLLQDLQRKMGLTYLFIAHDLSMVKHISDRVAVMYLGKMVELAESNELYDNPLHPYTKALMSAIPIPDPEVEANRDRIVLKGELPSPVNPPSGCYFRTRCPLATEECAKREPEFREAQPGHFVACHYA
- a CDS encoding ABC transporter ATP-binding protein — encoded protein: MTQKLLDVKDLRVSFKVYGGEVQAVRGVSFHVNKGEAVGIVGESGCGKSVTAQTLMRLIPSPPSIIKSGSIEFLGQDILKKSEKEMESIRGKDMGMIFQDPMTSLNPTITIGKQIAEGLIKHQKMTKEQAKKQSVEMLKLVGIPNPESRFDQYPHEFSGGMRQRAMIAIALACNPALLIADEPTTALDVTIQAQIMTVMKDLQERLGTSIILITHDLGVVADMCDRVIVMYAGKVVETGTKWEIFKNPQHPYTKGLLRSVPRLDQKKDEPLVPIFGTPPDLIKPPAGCGFCSRCDDAMNICANKDSIMTQLSDTHFVSCWLQHPLAQEVAQ
- a CDS encoding ABC transporter permease: MASKQVIDTQQIPVTNQDFQKLSDEKKTPEKISRVSLTAWQDAWIRLKDNKLAMTGLVVLVLLVIMAVIWPLLTPHDIATNSLEKTNMKPSSEHWFGTDDLGRDMFARTWMGAGISLQVGVYAALIDLAVGVIYGGIMGFFGGRVDEVMNKIAEILYSIPYLLIVILLLVVLEPSMGTIILALCMTGWINMAWIVRGQIMQLKNQDYVLASRSLGASSGRILFRHLVPNAMGPIIVTLTLTVPSAIFAEAFLSFLGLGVQSPAASWGTMINDALTAWRIYPWRMLFPAMFISLTMLAFNLFGDGLRDALDPKMKK